From Cucumis melo cultivar AY chromosome 3, USDA_Cmelo_AY_1.0, whole genome shotgun sequence:
CaagtttttctttccttttttttttttttaaaaaaaatagattagtGTAAAAAGTCAGCCTGATCACCAACAACAGAAATTGTTTTAAGAGCCATAGCGTGACTTCTAGCTTTACTTTTTAGACGTTTAAACTGTAAATATATAGATCAAAACTATAATATCTCAACTGACACATAttagtattaataataataggtGTTTTTGATAGTCCAGATGTTCGAAATGTATACTTTTTAGTCTCCAAAcaattttgtaataaaaaacAGAAGTTATATAAATGTTTAAAGTTTAGATAACATAATTCCCAAATAATTTTGGGaatcaaaatttaatctatgtATGAAACAAATATTTGTTGAATTTCTAGACTGAGCAAGTTATTTTGTCCATAAAGTTAAGTTGGTAGAGGTTCTGAGGGGGAGATTGTGGTTTGAAAATGGGTATAAGAAAAGAGTAGAAAGTGAGAGGACAAGTGGAGATGGATTAATATCCCTCTCAACAGGGCAACACTTAAATGATAGGCTACTCCTACTCCCATCTATTCACAATTTTCCATAACCAACCAACTCCCTCTTTTTAATTCAATgcagttttctttttctttttctttttctttctttctttctttctttttttttttttttttttttttttttttttttaaatatccaaCTTTCCCATCTTCATCCTTAAATTTGAATTATCCCTAATCAAAATAACGTTGTTTTCAACAAGTTTTGCTATTTAGAATCTATTTAGGGGAAgttgaagagagaagagaagagaagagaagaggagAGGAGAAGGGTTGCATGTGCTTTTCTCTTACTTTAAATTAAAGGGAATGaatgatgaaaatgaagaagaaggtcTTTTAACTTAAAACTAACACACTGCTCACTCACTCACTTAACTCCTCattcttttagaaaaatcttTTACAAATTGGTCACCCGCAATTATCGGGACTATacacattatattaatttattcaATCTTTCCACTCATCATATATTTGGTTTCACAACCCCAAAGTTTACACCAACTCATCCTTCCtttattctaataataataataatagtaataataaaacatCCAACCACGTGCTCCATTGAATTAATCTTTGTGATAAATCACACAAACTACCTTTAAAATATGATAATAATTGCAATTATATCCTTCAAGTTTTGTTGATAAGTGAAACATGAATCTTAAGACTTATACATGTCTTAAAATAGaatatttttgatatttttgatattttttttttattgtaagtCAGGTAAGTTTGTTTTATAGATATTTTGATAggttgttatatttttgaaggacaaattcaattattttatttggttcTTTATTGTCTTAGGGCCTCCAAAATGAATGTGCCATTTTTATCACTTTTAACTCATTAATTacattctttttattattttatttcgaCGAAacattataaaatattaagaatagattattatttcatcttattttgattatttttataTGTAGGAAACTATATGACCCATcaaattaattctttttttttttctttgaaaagacaaataaagaaaataaataacaaatgaTTACCAATTTACCATCCATGATACTTAATACTTTTtctaaaagagagaaaaatctATAATTGatattctttattatttttttttttaaaaagaaaccaTTGTGATCATTTGAGTCAATGcattgagaaaaaagaagaagaagaagaaaggtaaGATAAGATCCATGAATATTGTGTATATGTCAATAGTGACACAAAAAAAGAGtggaaaattgaaaagaaatgaaagaaataaaattagaaaaaaagagagagatccATAAAAAGGGGAAAAAGAGGAATATAGAAAGAGAGAAAGTTCATGAGAAGAGAAGAATATACGTAGAGAAAATGGATGAGGACAAtactttttcaattttgtttgagAAATCTTTTGGGTTTGCTTTGAATAAATGAAGTTGGGAATTTCAACtctaaaaggaaacaaaaaacaCAAAGGTAGACATCAAAGTATGGATGTTTGGCCCTCAAAGACAAAGAAAAAGCAAATACATTTCTTCACTCTCTCTATATTTTcacatattattttatatttctttcttctttctactTCCCTTAGTGACATAGGTTTcgtattatattttaatatgcTCATACCAATGAATGAATTAGTTGTGTGCagtcaaattttatttattttattcgtCTCCAAGTTGAGAAAAAtttgattgaaaaaaaattagactTTAAGAACCTGGTTATCATTTtctaagtatatatatatatatatatatatatatatatatatatatatatatatatatatatatcattgcTTTCAAATGACTCCaagtagaaaaaaaagaaaagaaaagatattcACCTATTCTTTCAATGTagattcttttttaatttcttttctccCTATGATGTGTTTCTAAAATCATATTGACCTCCTATGACAAACCTACTTGACTTCCAATTCTTGATTTATGGATTAAcaatgattttaaaataaattcttctttatttaaAATCTTTTGCTAAAAAATGTTctcaaaaattattttgaggGGTTGAAAGACATTTGAATTTTTCTTCCTAAAATAACTAAGATTAACGTCTTAACCCTTCAATTATTCCCTTGATTTATGTTGATCTCAAAggagaaagaagagaagaaaaaaggagaggaagaggaaggaggaggagaaggaaaaaaagctattgaattcTAGTGACCTAATAATGTGAACTCAAAGTACAATAATGACAAAGAGAATTggtataattttcaaaaatagtaatttataaattaagaATTGATAAAAACTATGAAATTATTAAAGGAGGTTCAATTTCAAATTCCATAATCCAGATTTTAATGTAAgaatgtaaataaataaaaagaaggaGACATAACATTGATGTACCATCAATAATGTGCCGTCAATGAAGAGTATTATTACATTTTGATAGTGTAGTTAAAATCCAATCTCCGCCAActtaaacaaattcaaaatatgaattagatatgcatatagtttttttttttacattacaAAAAAGTTAGAAACTTACTAATTCAGTCTCTCAAATTGTTATTCATTGATGATTTAATAACGAACTGACTATCTAAACAATGTTGCCTTATTTCTTCATACCAATAAAAGAAAGGGCTCCAAATTCACCAATTTTGGGTCATAGCCCATTGGGCTTTAATTGGGGTATCGCAGCGCCTTTCGGCCGTTGTAAGAAAGTTACAACTACAAATTCAACGGTGCCTCATAGAGCTTCAATTTGATTCACCATGGTCGGtgcctttccctttccctttcccaAAAACCGCATCCTTGGCGGAACGAAGGGCGTTACCCACAGCAGCGGCTGCACTCCCCAAAACTCCACTGCCGCCATCGGCAGGTTGTTTTCGAGTTAAATGAACCACCGTGGTGCCTTCATTTGTTGGCTCCATCTGCTTAACAACCTTGGTTCCAATggctccttcttcttcatttatttTCTCGGACGATCCTTCCTTCAGAAACACAGAGAGTCCTATATTATTAATTCGCACAACAGAATTAAAAACAACGATAGCGTTCAATATTACCTGGGATTGATGCATGGCTGCACTGTACCTTTTCTTTACCGAATTTTCCGATCCAAACAATCCTCCACAGAAGTTGTTATGTGAATATTGGtttcaaatttgttttctttatataatttGGTTTAGTACTTTATGGGGATGGTACGGTACGGATGACACGTTCACCATTGTGTGGCAGCTCATAGTTACTTCATCAACCCCATACCCCACAAGTGGTGCTATATAGTAAACTAAATTCCAAATTATCTGGAAATGTGTGTGTCAACACCCCTGTTCATCCTCAATCCACATCATTTCAATTCGTTACTTTATTGCATTGATAAGAATCACCATTTAAATTATCATATTACACAAATTATCCTGTTATATCTCTTCTATACTGATCATCATGGACATTACCATCAAATAAGGACTACGATAGAAGAGATATGTCTCTAATACAATGCACTATGTAAAATGTTTGCTGTGTATTTTGTCGAAACtcaattatataaatattatagttcCATCTTTAAAGTTAGCATTTCGATTCCTTTACtctaagtatatatatatacatgatgGTCGGGAAATAATATGTTGCAAGCAAAGTCACTAAAAATGATTTTCAGTTTTGGACGATAATATAGACCTTTTAACATATACACATTTTTCAAAATCAAGAACATGTGTGTGCAAATATTAAAATCTATTATTGGAAATCCTTATTAGGtgaacatatttaaaatattgttgGAGTACAAAAGGGAAGTTTATATATTTGATGAATTAATTTATTGATATAATTTTATGTCAAAATCAAACGATATCTTTTACTTATTTGTTGTtattagaaaacaaaaatggaAGCTAAGAGCAGATGATCGAAACAATATAGGGAGAtggaaaatatataaaaataaaaaaaggtgTTTGATTTGTATATGTGTGTATTACACATAGAGTTAGATATGTTCGAGAAATAAGTAATTTGAAACCGACAAACACTCACAGACCTCAAATGTTTACCAATAAAAATTAACCGTGGAAGCGAACTAATGCTAAAAATAGAATCAGAGTTGAGTATAAAAGGTGAGGATCACCAACAAGGAAAGGCAGAGGCAAGGATCAGCCAACCAAGCCAAGAGTGGTTGTGTTGGTGTTTGTGCAGATAGACACAGAGGAAAGAACTTTCCtcctttcttttatcacttttTTTCTGTGTCTATCTGCCCAAATACAAGATGTCAGGAATGGCTTTGGTGAAACTATCAATCCTCTTATGTGCAATGTTATTTGGTCCTTCTCTCTCAGGAGCGGTTTCTCCACAGAACATATTCATTCTTGGTGGTCAGAGCAACATGGCTGGTCGAGGTGGAGTTGAAAAAAATTCGAGTGGAAAATTTGAGTGGGATGGTGTGATCCCACCAGATTGTAAACCCAACCCATCTATTCTACGACTCAACGCTGCACGTCAATGGGAGGTAGCACGAGAGCCTCTCCATTGGGATATCGACGTTATGAAGGCAAATGGAATTAGTCCAGGAATGGGATTTGCTCATGAACTTCTAGTAAAGGCAGGGCCAAGAGCTGGTGTTGTGGGTTTAGTTCCTACTGCTATAGGTGGCACATTCATCCGACAATGGTTGAAAAATGATAGCTATCCAAATGCAACATATTACCAAAATTTAGTTGAACGGATTCAAGCGTCGGATAAAGAAGGTGGAGTTGTTCGTGCTCTTTTATGGTTCCAAGGGGAAAGCGATGCGGCTGTGAAAGAGGAAGCTATAAATTATAAAGACAACTTGAAGACTTTCATTATGGACCTTCGCAGAGACATCCAGCCTAGATTTTTACCTGTAATTATTGTTAAAATAGCCCTCTACGACTTTCTTCGGGCGAATGCTACTGATAATTTGTCAATCGTGAGAGCTGCACAAGAAGCAGTTAGCAAGGAGGTGCCAGATGTATCGATCATCGACTCATGGAAATTGCCGATGAACTTAAAAACACGTGAAGGCTTTAACTTGGATCGTGGTCATTTTAATACCACAATCGAACTTACTGCTGGTAAATGGTTGGCTGATGCCTACCTCTCACGTTATAGCCGGTTACTCTAATCCTATATTGTCTATCCTTCTATTTGTACTTTTAATCACTTTGATTCTATCATTCTTTTGCTTCTTTTGTTAAATAATATTTCTGTTCCATATTAATATTCCACATTTTGGATGATCAAatacttctttttttaatttaccaACGTAAAAACATCAACAGGAAGAAACAATAAGCAATTAACAGGATTGTATACTTATCCGCATAAATTTTCACATAtccattttaatatattttggcCAACTatgaattattattttgaagACCAAAATATGATAGACTAAAACTGTAAGGTGTCTCTTTTATGATCATCTGGTTTATAGCCATAAATTTATCGAATTTAATCATGATTAATTTCTGGCCCATGATCGAGATGATTCTTGTTAGTAGCTTAATTGTGCATGCATGAAATGATTATCAAATTGTATCTAACTGAATAATCTAAATCGTTGGATTCCAAAATCTAACCTAATTTAAAGTCATCGTTGTCAAATTTATGAGCTCATAAATTGAATAAAATCCAAATCCATGTCAACGTCTAAGAATCTATGTTTAAATAAAGGCATTTATTATCAGAACTTTGAAAAACTAGTGATCTAAAGAGTGAAATTCTAAATATTTGAATAACATAGCTCTCTTAAAGTTTGAAGATTGGATGACAAGAATCTTTGGAGAGTGTAACTCTCTTACAGATTTGAATAACAATGAGTTCTAAGGTCTAATCTCATTCTAAATTCTTTGAAAGATTTGGAAGAAGAGAATTTTCATTTAGCATCCAtggaagaaaattttcaaagatCCTTTATCAAAGATTGTACTCTACTACTAGCTTATATATCaatacaaatataaaatttatttcaaaaattaaaagttttcaCAAATCTTATTCAATAATGTGTTTAAGTCactaatttaaaattgaaactatAAATTTGTAAGAACTGATGTCACGatctataataataattaaaagaatgGATATAGGGaaatgaaataattaatttgaatatgccattttaacaaataaactagaataaaatatatatatatatatatatatatatagagagagagagagagagagagagaggtgtttttaaagggggaaaaaaaaaaaacaaagtgtATTATGAAATTAAAGTAAATGTGTTTCTGTACGAAGTCGGCAAACACCTAAATTCTGTTCACAGCCATTTTGATTTCGATAGgtataatcataaaaaaagaaaattaatgtaaaattttggtgttagatataattttgttaattgacctaaatagaaaaatgtttgtcaattctttttcttgtttgttttgCCCCGAAAGTATCTTTTTTCTAGTGTTAGTGTAGAATCATGCAAAGATGGTTCGACCAGAGATGTGTGAGTAAGAAATTATTTcgattaattaattatgttgaGAGACAATTGGAACATTGATATAGAATAATAGAAGTGGATAGATGATTTTATTGATATTAGAATAAGAAAGTTGATAAAGAGTaggaaataataaataatagaaTTAAAGTAAATGACCAAAGTGGGAGAGGTAGGTATTAGCCAACCATTTACCCAAAGTAATTTCGGTAGAGGTATTAAAATGACCATGATCTAGGTTGAGTCCTTCGTTTGTTGTAAAGTTTATAGGTAATTCCAAGGCATCGATGGTCACCACATTAGGCAACTCCTTTGCAACTGCATCTTGTGCTGCCCTCACTGCTGGCAGGTTATGAGTATCGTGCTTCATGAAAAAGTCGTAGAGGGCTATTTTAACAACAACGATGGGTAAAAATCTAGGTTTTATATCATTGCGGATGTCGGTGAAGAATTTCATTAGGTTGTCTTTGTATCTCATAGCAGTGTCGTTCATAGCTGCATCGCTTTCTCCCTGGAACCAGAAAAGAGCACGCACAACCCCTCCATCTTTATCGGATGTTCTGATTCGTTCAATGAAGTTTTGGTAAAAGGTTGCACTAGGATTGCTAGGATTTTTAAGCCATTGTCCAATTAAAGTGCCACCTCTAGCACATGGAACTAAACCCACAGCGCCAGCTTTTGGCCCAGCTTTGGCTAGCAGTTCCTTAGCAAATGGGATACCAGGACCAATTCCAGCTGTTCTGTTGATGTCAATTCCCAAATGAAGAGGCTCTCGTGCTACCTCCCATTGGCGATCAGGGTTCAATCGTAGGATGGATGGTTCAGGTGTACATTCTGGTGGAACTAACCCATCCCATGTGAGTTTTTTATTATACATCTCAACCCCACCTCTACCAGCCATGTTACTCTGACCTGCGAGGATGAATATATTCTTAGGAGGAACAGCTCCTGAAAGATAGGAACCATATAACATCACACATAATATGATTGATAATCTCAACAAAACCATGTTGACCTTTTAACTTGTGTCTGTGCAAATAAACACCGAAGAAAAGTGTAAACAATGTGTGCacgtttttttataaaaaaggtTGTAACTTTTCCTCTTGTGTCTATTTGCACAGACACAACTACTCTCTTGCTTTAGTTACTCTCCTCTTTAGTTTGGTTGGCTAATCCTTGCCTCTGCCTTTCTCTACGTTGGATACCATACCTTTATACtatttttttactctatttttaGTATGGTTAGTTTTAAAGATCATTTTTCTAAGTGAATATTTGTGGATTACGAGTGTTTTTCTCTTTAAATTAGTTTGAACCACCCTTAATTTGGTAAATTTCTATATTATGAACTTCAAAATTAAATCTACTCTCCTCAAATtagatttttttcaataaattatgatttttttcaataaactATGCATGTCTTGTCTACCTccttcaaatatatttttcttcttgttgGACTATTGATTTTTGTGATTGGTTTTTCCATATTGTTGGGTCGATAATAAAGATTTTGAAGTGGTAACCATTTGTTATCGAAATTACCTATAAACTTTGACAGCACGAAAGTTTTGACCAAGATCTTGATTATTTTAATATCGTACAAAATTACTTGGCGTGAATGTATAATTACCTAACATATATCTcttccactatggttatttattctaattttattatttatcgttttttaatttttattctttctCTTATACATCTCAACAAAGTCATCTTCAACTTCTcggatttatatatatataatagttcTATCAACGGACTTATTGATTCACCCGTAATCATTTCTCTTTTATATTGTACAAGTCTAACTagtaaataaaatttgaatttggaaAAGCAAACCCAATTAAAATCTAAAACATAAAATAGTAAACTAACCTAACAAGTAAAAGAAAACGTTGCTATATAAAAAGATCCTACGTCTATAATAttttaatctatatatatatatatatatatattatattgaaCAACTTATGAGTTTTATCTTATATAtaaaattcttttaaatataGTTTGTTAGCTTACCTATTGTTCGTatcataatataatatatgaaatCTAATCTTCAATCTCATTTGGGTATCAAACctcaaatctaaaaatttataataagaCGTTATTATCAAAATTGATAGAATAGTTATATATATCAAAGCTAAGGtaagagaataataataaaaattaaaatatatatgtttttcttttgaggATTTTGGAAGCATTAATATTTAAATGCACATTCCCGGTTTGAATAATGCAGCAATCACAAACCTTAAATATATAATGCTTAATAATTTACATTATTATTCCGAACACCTTCCCGACATTCTTTAATTATTGCtttatttgttttataaaaaaaaaaaatgttaccaAATGTgaagagaaaaacaaacaaacaaacaaataaatattagTGTCTCATTCTCTAATAATTTAACCATTTCTGTCGTTTTGTATTTTTACACTCTTGCTTTTATGTAGATCAAACAACTTGCCCATCGCCaatgttattatattttttctttgtttttttgttaAGAAAATTTGATAGTTACATATTAATTAGTAAATTAAAGTTTCTCGACACATTTCATGAATTCAATTATATGTTTATTATTCTAACACACGGCCTAATTGGTTTAGTAGGAAGACAATACCATAGTTAGACTTTTTATTGTTCTTCCCTTTTTCTCATAAATATCATAAAACTCTAATTTTACGATCATTTTGAGATTTAAacatagattaaaaaaaaaaaaaacaaaatctacGAATAATTGATTTACCTAACAACCTCTTGTAATCTAAAAAAGTATTATTGGTGGTATTTCTTTTAACAATGTATTTCAAATCGAAATGAGAAAACTGTAGTATACtattaaataaagaataaatGTAGTAGTTCGAAGATGATAAccttatatttatatattgatttctagggtttccataattaattaatagaaaaACTATGTGCACATGAGAATAATGAAAGAGCTTAAATAATATGTAATTACTATTTAATTTGTTGCCCACATATGAATTAATTCCAACAATAATCTTCCACTTtgataacaattttattttactagcaaatatagcaattaaaTCACTTTATTCTTTTAGTGCACAGCTGAATGCTATTTCattctttaaaaagaaaactttcaTTTAATTATCACAGTCATGTCCATTTCATATAAACAATGAGAAACCAAAATagattttgtcacatattttgtcgTGCCCTAGCCTCCAATGATCACAACACCTAACATATATGCAATGACATTGGGTTAAGTGTGGAAGAGTAGGCATGAAATTGGTTTGATTCCCCCAcctatgcttttttttttcaataactttgcaaaagtaaaaaaaagaaaataatatattattaataatagattaaaaatatatatacctctatatatagatattttacaAAGCGAGAAACACTCGAGCTCCACAAAAATTAACCTATCAAAATTAACTCTAAAACTAAATGCACTAAAAATAGAGTCATAGCAAAGTATAAAAGGTGAGGGTCTCTAATGTATAGAAAGGCAGAGGCAAGGATTAGCCAACCAAACTAAAGAGGGGAGTAACTAAAGCAAGAGAGTAGTTGTGTCTGTGCAAATAGACACAAGAGGAAAAGTTACAaccttttttataaaaaaacgtGCACACATTGTTTACACTTTTCTTCAGTGTTTATTTGCACAGACACAAGTTAAAGGTCAACATGGTTTTGTTGAGATTATCAATCATATTATGTGTGATGTTATATGGTTCCTATCTTTCAGGAGCTGTTCCTCCTAAGAATATATTCATCCTCGCAGGTCAGAGTAACATGGCTGGTAGAGGTGGGGTTGAGATGTATAATAAAAAACTCACATGGGATGGGTTAGTTCCACCAGAATGTACACCTGAACCATCCATCCTACGATTGAACCCTGATCGCCAATGGGAGGTAGCACGAGAGCCTCTTCATTTGGGAATTGACATCAACAGAACACCTGGAATTGGTCCCGGTATCCCATTTGCTAAGGAACTGCTAGCCAAAGCTGG
This genomic window contains:
- the LOC103487864 gene encoding probable carbohydrate esterase At4g34215 yields the protein MALVKLSILLCAMLFGPSLSGAVSPQNIFILGGQSNMAGRGGVEKNSSGKFEWDGVIPPDCKPNPSILRLNAARQWEVAREPLHWDIDVMKANGISPGMGFAHELLVKAGPRAGVVGLVPTAIGGTFIRQWLKNDSYPNATYYQNLVERIQASDKEGGVVRALLWFQGESDAAVKEEAINYKDNLKTFIMDLRRDIQPRFLPVIIVKIALYDFLRANATDNLSIVRAAQEAVSKEVPDVSIIDSWKLPMNLKTREGFNLDRGHFNTTIELTAGKWLADAYLSRYSRLL
- the LOC127148707 gene encoding probable carbohydrate esterase At4g34215 → MAGRGGVEMYNKKLTWDGLVPPECTPEPSILRLNPDRQWEVAREPLHLGIDINRTAGIGPGIPFAKELLAKAGPKAGAVGLVPCARGGTLIGQWLKNPSNPSATFYQNFIERIRTSDKDGGVVRALFWFQGESDAAMNDTAMRYKDNLMKFFTDIRNDIKPRFLPIVVVKIALYDFFMKHDTHNLPAVRAAQDAVAKELPNVVTIDALELPINFTTNEGLNLDHGHFNTSTEITLGKWLANTYLSHFGHLL